The Chlorocebus sabaeus isolate Y175 chromosome 16, mChlSab1.0.hap1, whole genome shotgun sequence genome window below encodes:
- the TNS4 gene encoding tensin-4 produces the protein MSSPLLAGGHAVSLAPCDEPRRTLHPAPSPSLPPQCSYYTTEGWGAQALMAPVPCMGPPDRLQQAPQAEAKATCFLPSPGEQVLGTPEDLDSYIDFSLESLNQMILELDPTFQLLPQGTGGPRAELAQSTMSVRKKEEPEALDIKYIEVTSARSRCHDGPQRCSSPSVTPPFGSPRSGGLLLSRDVPRETRSSSESLIFSGNQGRGHQRPLPPSEGLSPQPPNSPSISIPCMGSKALSPHGLGSPLVASPRLEKRLGGLAPQRASRISVVSASPASDVSYMFGSSQSLLHSSNSSHQSSSRSLESPASSSSSLHSLGSVSLCMRPSDFQAPRNPTLTMGQPRAPHCPPLAKEHASSCPPSITNSMVDIPIVLINGCPEPGSSPPQRSPGHQSSVRPGAASPSNPCPATRSHSQTLSDAPFTTCPEGPTRDMQPTMKFVMDTSKYWFKPNITREQAIELLRKEGPGAFVIRDSSSYRGSFGLALKVQEVPPSAQNRPGEDSNDLIRHFLIKSSAKGVHLKGADEEPYFGSLSAFVCQHSIMALALPCKLTIPQRELGGADGASDSTDSPASCQRKSAGCHTLYLSSVSVETLTGALAVQKAISTTFERDVLPTPTVVHFKVTEQGITLTDVQRKVFFRRHYPLTTLRFCGMDPEQRKWQKYCKPSWIFGFVAKSQTEPQENVCHLFAEYDTVQPASQVISLVTALLQDAERM, from the exons ATGTCCAGCCCACTGCTGGCAGGAGGCCATGCTGTCAGCTTGGCACCTTGTGACGAGCCCAGGAGGACCCTGCACCCagcacccagccccagcctgccGCCCCAGTGTTCTTACTACACCACGGAAGGCTGGGGAGCCCAGGCCCTGATGGCCCCCGTGCCCTGCATGGGGCCCCCTGACCGACTGCAGCAAGCCCCACAGGCGGAGGCCAAAGCCACCTGCTTCCTGCCATCCCCTGGCGAGCAGGTCTTGGGAACCCCGGAAGACCTTGACTCCTACATTGACTTCTCACTGGAGAGCCTCAATCAGATGATCCTGGAACTAGACCCCACCTTCCAGCTGCTTCCCCAAGGGACTGGGGGCCCCCGGGCTGAGCTGGCCCAGAGCACCATGTCagtgagaaagaaggaggaaCCTGAAGCCTTGG ACATAAAGTACATCGAGGTGACCTCCGCCAGATCAAGGTGCCATGATGGCCCCCAACGCTGCTCCAGCCCCTCTGTCACCCCACCCTTCGGCTCCCCTCGCAGTGGTGGCCTCCTCCTTTCCAGAGACGTCCCCCGAGAGACACGAAGCAGCAGTGAGAGCCTCATCTTCTCTGGGAACCAGGGCAGGGGGCACCAGCGCCCTCTGCCCCCCTCAGAGGGTCTCTCCCCTCAACCCCCAAATTCCCCCAGTATCTCAATCCCTTGCATGGGGAGCAAAGCCTTGAGCCCCCATGGCTTGGGCTCCCCACTGGTGGCTTCTCCAAGACTGGAGAAGCGGCTGGGAGGCCTGGCCCCACAGCGGGCCAGCAGGATCTCCGTGGTATCAGCCAGCCCAGCGTCTGATGTCAGCTACATGTTTGGAAG CAGCCAGTCCCTCCTGCACTCCAGCAACTCCAGTCATCAGTCATCTTCCAGATCCTTGGAAAGTCCAGCCAGCTCTTCCTCCAGCCTCCACAGCCTTGGCTCAGTGTCCCTGTGTATGAGACCCAGTGACTTCCAGGCTCCCAGAAACCCCACCCTAACCATGGGCCAACCCAGAGCACCCCACTGTCCACCACTGGCCAAAGAACATGCCAGCAGCTGCCCCCCATCCATCACCAACTCCATGGTGGACATACCCATTGTGCTGATCAACGGCTGCCCAGAACCAGGGTCTTCTCCACCCCAGCGGAGCCCAGGACACCAGAGCTCTGTTCGACCTGGAGCTGCTTCTCCCAGCAACCCCTGTCCAGCCACCAGGAgccacagccagaccctgtcagATGCCCCCTTCACCACATGCCCAGAGG gTCCCACCAGGGACATGCAGCCCACCATGAAGTTCGTGATGGACACATCTAAATACTGGTTTAAGCCAAACATCACCCGAGAGCAAG CAATCGAGCTGCTGAGGAAGGAGGGGCCAGGGGCTTTTGTCATAAGGGACAGCTCTTCATACCGAGGCTCCTTCGGCCTGGCCCTGAAGGTCCAGGAGGTTCCCCCATCTGCCCAGAATCGACCAG GCGAGGACAGCAATGACCTTATTCGACACTTCCTCATCAAGTCTTCTGCCAAAGGAGTGCATCTCAAAGGAGCCGATGAGGAGCCCTACTTTG GGAGCCTCTCTGCCTTCGTGTGCCAGCATTCCATCatggccctggccctgccctgcaAACTCACCATCCCGCAGAGAG AACTGGGAGGTGCAGATGGGGCCTCGGACTCTACAGACAGCCCAGCCTCCTGCCAGAGGAAATCTGCAG GCTGCCACACCCTGTACCTGAGCTCAGTGAGCGTGGAGACCCTGACCGGAGCCCTGGCCGTGCAGAAGGCCATCTCCACCACCTTTGAGAGGGACGTCCTCCCCACGCCCACCGTGGTCCACTTCAAAGTCACAGAGCAGGGCATCACCCTGACGGATGTCCAGAGGAA GGTGTTTTTCCGGCGCCATTACCCCCTCACTACCCTCCGCTTCTGTGGTATGGACCCTGAGCAACGGAA GTGGCAGAAGTACTGCAAGCCCTCCTG GATCTTTGGGTTTGTGGCCAAGAGCCAGACAGAGCCTCAGGAGAACGTGTGCCACCTATTTGCGGAGTATGACACGGTCCAGCCAGCCTCGCAGGTCATCAGCCTGGTGACTGCTCTGCTGCAGGATGCAGAAAGGATGTAG